AGGTCGGACAGTACTGGAGGGAGGAGTCGTGGAAGGAGACCTCGCGGATGATGTCGCCGCAGACCGGGCAGGGTTCGCCGGTGCGGCCGTGGACGCGCAGGCCGCTCTTCTTCTCGGCCTTGAGCTTGCCGGCGGCGAGGCCGTGGGAGCGTGCGACGGCCTCGCGGAGGGTGGTCCGCAGCGCCGTCCAGAGGGCGGTGGTCTCCTCCGGGGTGAGGTTCTGGGTGGGTTTGAAGGGCGACATCCTCGCGGCGTGGAGGATCTCGTCGCTGTAGGCGTTGCCGATGCCCGCGATGAGGCCCTGATCGCGCAGGGCGCCCTTGATCTGCCGCCGTTCGCCCGCGAGGAGCGCGGCGAAGGCTTCGGGGCCGAACTCCTCGGCGAGCGGGTCGGGGCCGAGCCGGGCGACGCCCGGCACCTCCTGCGGGTCGTGGACCAGGTGGACGGCGAGGCGTTTGGTGGTGCCGGCCTCGGTGAGGTCGAAGCCGTCGCCGCCGGTGAGCGCGGTACGCAGGGCCAGCGGGCCCTTGCCGGGCTTCGGCGGCCCGGAGGGCAGCGGGTCCTGCCAGCGGAGCCAGCCCGCGCGGGCCAGGTGGATCAGGAGGTGGAGTTCGCCCGCCGCGCCGCTGGTGGTGAGGTCGAGGAACTTCCCGTGCCGGCCGACCGCGGTGACCTCGGCGCCCTCGACGGCGGTGAGAGGCGGGTCGTACGTCTTGAGGACGCTGATCGCGACGGGGAGGACGCGGGCGATCTCCTTGCCCACCAGATGCGCGTCGAGGAACTCGCGCAGCGCTTCCACTTCGGGCAGTTCGGGCATGGCTCCACCCTGCCGCAGGGTCGGCGGGGCCGCGCGCCGGGACGCTTTAGGGTGTGTGACGTGCGCGTACTGCTCGTCGAGGACGACGAAGACCTCCGGTTCGGGGTGGCCGCCGCTCTGCGGGCCGCCGGGCTCGCCGTCGACGAGGCGGCCGACCTGCCCGGGGCCGACGAGGCCCTGTTCGTCACCGCGTACGACTGCGCGGTCTTCGACCGGATGCTGCCGTCGGGGGACGCCGCCGCCTATGTCGAGGGGCTGCGGCGCGGCGGCCGCGACGTGCCCGTCCTGTTCCTCACCGCGCGCGACACCGTCGCGGACCGGGTGGAGGGCTTCGCGAGCGGCGGCGACGACTATCTCGTCAAGCCGTTCGCCGTGCCCGAGCTGGTCGCCCGGGTGCGCAGCCTGTGCCGCCGCTCCGCCGTCGTACGCCCGCCGGTGCACCGCGTCGGCGACCTGGAGGTCGACACCGCCCGCCGGCACGTCCGCCGGGCCGGGGTGCTGCTCTCCCTCACCACCAGGGAGTTCGCCGTCCTTGAGGCCCTCGCGACCCGCGCCGACCAGGCGGTCTCCCGCGCCGAGCTGATCGAGAGCTGCTGGGACGAGATGGCCGAGCCGCAGTCCAACGTCCTGGAGGTGCTCGTCTCCCAGCTCCGCCGCAAGCTCGGGGTCCCTCCGCTGATCCACACCGTGCGCGGTGTCGGCTACCGGCTCGCGGCCGACGACGCCCGGTGAGGCGCCTGCTCCCCCGTCGGACGGGCCCGCTCACGCCGACCGCGCGGGTGTTGCGGCTGCGCCGGCGGATCAGCCTGCTGTTCGCGCTGACCAGCGCGGTGGGGCTGGTCGCGATGGCCGTGTTCGCCGTGCGGAGCGACAGCTCCCGCTGGCGTGAGCAGCTCGACCACGCGATGGACGCGGACACCAGCTGGGCCCTCGGTCTCCTGGAGACCGACGAGAGCGGGCAGCTGGCCACGGATGTCCTGGCGGACACGGTGAACACGGGCTGCCCGCCGCTGACCGTGCTTCTCGTGACCGGCGACGACCCGGGCGGTACGGGGGGTGGCCTGACCGTGCAGCACGCGCCGCCCGCGCCGTGTCTGTCGGTGAGTACCGGGGTGGTCCTGGAGGCCGGGCGGGCGGCGGCGCGGACCGGGGATGCGCGGGGCTTCGACCGGCGTACGACGGACGGCGCACCGGTGCGGGTGTTCGCGTTGCCGTTCTACGCGCCGGAAGCGGCGGAGGACGAGGGGCCGCAGGGCGTCCTGGTGACGACGGCCGACGCGACGGCCCAGCGGGACGACCACCGGCGGCTCGTGTGGATGGTGGCGGGCGGCTGCGCGGTGCTCGTGCTGCTGTCCGCCGCCGTCGGGCACGTGCTGTCGGGGCGGGCGGTCCGGCCCGCGCTCTCCGCGCTCGGCCGGCAGGAGGCGTTCCTCGCGGACGCGGCGCACGATCTGCGGACGCCGGCCGCCTCGCTCCGGACGCTCGCGGAGACGGCCCTGCGCGGCGAGACGGACAGCACGGACGTGCACCGGCGGACGCTGCGTCTGGCGGAAGGCATGGGCCGGCTGGTCGACGGGCTGCTCACCCGGGCCCGGCTCATGTCCGGTACGGCCACGGTGGCGCGGCAGCCGCTGCGCCTGGACCAGTTGGCGGAGGCAGTCGCCCAGGAAGCCGCCGAGGCGGCCACAAAGGGACACCGCGTCAGGGTCGAGGCCGAGGACACGATCGTCGTCGCCGATCCGGATCTCGTACGCCGGGCGGTCGGGAACCTGCTGGGAAACGCGCTCGCGCACGGCCACGCGCCGGGCGTTCCGGCGGACGTCCTGATCACGGTGGCCCGGGACGGCACGCTGACGGTCGAGGACGCGGGTCCCGGCCTGCCTCCGGGGGTCGCGGACGCCCTGTTCGAACGCTTCCGCAGCGGATCCGGATCCACAGGCCTCGGTCT
The sequence above is a segment of the Streptomyces sp. NBC_01255 genome. Coding sequences within it:
- a CDS encoding sensor histidine kinase, coding for MRRLLPRRTGPLTPTARVLRLRRRISLLFALTSAVGLVAMAVFAVRSDSSRWREQLDHAMDADTSWALGLLETDESGQLATDVLADTVNTGCPPLTVLLVTGDDPGGTGGGLTVQHAPPAPCLSVSTGVVLEAGRAAARTGDARGFDRRTTDGAPVRVFALPFYAPEAAEDEGPQGVLVTTADATAQRDDHRRLVWMVAGGCAVLVLLSAAVGHVLSGRAVRPALSALGRQEAFLADAAHDLRTPAASLRTLAETALRGETDSTDVHRRTLRLAEGMGRLVDGLLTRARLMSGTATVARQPLRLDQLAEAVAQEAAEAATKGHRVRVEAEDTIVVADPDLVRRAVGNLLGNALAHGHAPGVPADVLITVARDGTLTVEDAGPGLPPGVADALFERFRSGSGSTGLGLSIASWVAHVHGGTLTAGRGERGGARFVLRLPGQG
- a CDS encoding Fpg/Nei family DNA glycosylase, which gives rise to MPELPEVEALREFLDAHLVGKEIARVLPVAISVLKTYDPPLTAVEGAEVTAVGRHGKFLDLTTSGAAGELHLLIHLARAGWLRWQDPLPSGPPKPGKGPLALRTALTGGDGFDLTEAGTTKRLAVHLVHDPQEVPGVARLGPDPLAEEFGPEAFAALLAGERRQIKGALRDQGLIAGIGNAYSDEILHAARMSPFKPTQNLTPEETTALWTALRTTLREAVARSHGLAAGKLKAEKKSGLRVHGRTGEPCPVCGDIIREVSFHDSSLQYCPTCQTGGRPLADRRMSKLLK
- a CDS encoding response regulator transcription factor, producing the protein MRVLLVEDDEDLRFGVAAALRAAGLAVDEAADLPGADEALFVTAYDCAVFDRMLPSGDAAAYVEGLRRGGRDVPVLFLTARDTVADRVEGFASGGDDYLVKPFAVPELVARVRSLCRRSAVVRPPVHRVGDLEVDTARRHVRRAGVLLSLTTREFAVLEALATRADQAVSRAELIESCWDEMAEPQSNVLEVLVSQLRRKLGVPPLIHTVRGVGYRLAADDAR